The following are encoded in a window of Pyrenophora tritici-repentis strain M4 chromosome 6, whole genome shotgun sequence genomic DNA:
- a CDS encoding FabG, Dehydrogenase with different specificities (related to short-chain alcohol dehydrogenase) produces MSRPRENSLWTPTVAAPAAQASQLLSGKTMMITGGVTGIGRAIVLGYLEHGANVAVNHFDDEKSASQYQSLIEEAATKLNLSKEDVTKRLVQVPGDVGNPETGKALVAAAVQRWGRLDVVISNAGICEFKEFLEITPDLWSQTLSTNLTGAFHTIQAGAHQMTTQSPPRRLHNRHILHLGPRRRRPTSPLHPPPKPV; encoded by the exons ATGTCGCGCCCACGTGAGAACAGTCTTTGGACGCCGACTGTAGCCGCACCAGCTGCACAGGCATCGCAGTTGCTTTCTGGCAAGACGATGATGATCACAGGCGGCGTCACAGGCATTGGCCGCGCCATTGTCCTAGGCTATCTTGAACACGGCGCAAACGTCGCAGTAAACCACTTTGACGACGAAAAGTCTGCCTCGCAATACCAATCCCTTATCGAAGAAGCCGCGACAAAACTGAACCTCAGCAAAGAAGACGTGACGAAAAGACTAGTCCAAGTCCCCGGCGACGTAGGCAACCCGGAGACCGGCAAGGCATTAGTCGCAGCCGCCGTCCAACGCTGGGGACGTCTAGACGTCGTAATAAGCAACGCAGGAATCTGCGAATTCAAAGAATTTTTAGA AATAACCCCAGACCTCTGGTCCCAAACCCTCTCCACAAACCTAACCGGCGCCTTCCACACCATCCAAGCCGGCGCCCACCAAATGACCACGCAATCGCCCCCCCGGCGGCTCCATAATCGGCATATCCTCCATCTCGGCCCTCGTCGGCGGCGCCCAACAAGCCCACTACACCCCCCACCAAAGCCGGTATAA
- a CDS encoding Clr5 multi-domain protein yields the protein MVYSWDDKEAICYRLYVEERRSLEEVICYWEIRGFTPSKRAFQTQFKRWEFPSKQNPAYKNSALVARVRALWASNYTQKDMVDTLQAEGFQINDRELLRLRLRLKLLLRECGTRAKRTDGRVKKTKPKKKAKVMPGKGIVNQIGNAILADSSSEDGSDDDDENDEEPEATRPQDPDQSVEEARPIIPEPDTVGLSPEEVLRKQLRQQQLQAESDEKWRTRKRRRRTRGWAGLPADAPGEPPRFPSETTIDEAKAYLELDNNMYRQLRERFSDICREQDVAKKTLAGPEKWALIVQQLIRENVHLTTMFQEEPEAMQTYDALFRPRSQRALALDVICMDVTKRLRTMDTRMSLADAKNLLGLNPEQTRQVRSVFAEKLKAVHFTNKHEAGKVQWAELKQAWINDSEYLIKALADGEEHPDYAQKLKALDVMARDVIKRQQQEKTSKNPNKKKQIHQGPGPGPAPPIVAPHPTILKLRHTKGATREGIPQNTFTAPEPAPHTDLQIDPSLLLAASDAAIHPLSDYQDHHYQDHHYQDHHYQDHHYRAAQPAPYSSAQPILEGLIQYRGVGKDKDVYVKVTDDEELCAYLRHVVGEEGGGEVGGKPTFVALLAPGGGGSGEFCGGG from the exons ATGGTGTATTCCTGGGACGACAAGGAAGCCATTTGCTATCGGCTCTATGTCGAGGAGCGGAGGAGTCTAGAGGAGGTCATTTGTTACTGGGAGATTCGCGGTTTTACACCCAG CAAACGCGCCTTTCAGACTCAGTTCAAG CGATGGGAGTTTCCCAGCAAGCAGAACCCAGCCTACAAGAATTCCGCCCTTGTCGCCCGAGTCCGCGCATTATGGGCGTCGAATTATACGCAAAAGGACATGGTCGATACGCTGCAGGCTGAGGGCTTTCAAATCAACGACCGCGAATTGCTGCGCCTGCGTCTGAGGCTCAAACTGCTGCTTCGTGAGTGCGGGACAAGAGCTAAGAGGACAGATGGACGGGTAAAGAAGACAAAGCCAAAGAAAAAGGCAAAGGTCATGCCTGGTAAAGGCATCGTCAACCAGATAGGGAATGCGATACTGGCCGACTCTTCGAGCGAGGACGGGagcgacgatgacgacgagaACGACGAGGAGCCCGAGGCCACGCGACCACAAGATCCTGATCAGTCCGTCGAAGAAGCGCGACCCATAATCCCCGAACCCGATACCGTCGGCCTGAGTCCTGAAGAAGTGCTGCGAAAGCAACTCCGCCAGCAGCAACTTCAAGCCGAGAGCGACGAGAAGTGGCGCACACGGAAGCGGCGACGTAGAACGCGCGGATGGGCTGGGCTTCCAGCAGATGCGCCTGGCGAGCCACCCCGATTTCCGTCCGAGACTACTATCGACGAAGCCAAGGCCTATCTTGAGCTGGACAATAACATGTATCGCCAACTGAGAGAGCGCTTCTCCGACATTTGCAGGGAGCAGGATGTGGCCAAGAAGACTCTTGCGGGCCCAGAGAAGTGGGCGCTCATTGTACAACAGCTCATTCGGGAGAATGTACATTTGACCACCATGTTCCAAGAGGAGCCCGAGGCGATGCAAACCTATGATGCGCTATTTCGACCGAGAAGTCAGAGAGCGCTGGCTTTGGATGTCATCTGCATGGATGTCACGAAGCGCTTGCGGACGATGGATACACGCATGTCGCTTGCTGACGCGAAGAACCTACTTGGTCTCAACCCAGAACAGACACGTCAAGTACGAAGCGTATTTGCGGAGAAACTCAAGGCCGTCCACTTTACCAACAAGCACGAGGCGGGCAAGGTACAGTGGGCAGAGCTGAAGCAGGCTTGGATCAACGATTCCGAGTACCTGATCAAAGCACTCGCGGATGGGGAAGAGCATCCAGACTATGCGCAAAAGCTAAAGGCTTTAGATGTCATGGCACGTGATGTGATCAAGAGGCAACAGCAGGAGAAAACTTCGAAGAATCcaaacaagaagaagcagatTCACCAAGGACCCGGACCTGGACCTGCACCGCCAATCGTAGCTCCACATCCAACGATCCTAAAGCTCCGACATACAAAAGGTGCTACCAGAGAAGGTATACCACAAAATACATTTACGGCTCCAGAACCAGCTCCACATACCGACCTCCAAATCGACCCGTCCCTCCTACTAGCCGCAAGCGACGCCGCCATACACCCCCTATCCGACTACCAAGACCACCACTACCAAGACCACCACTACCAAGACCACCACTACCAAGACCACCACTACCGCGCAGCGCAGCCCGCCCCATACTCCTCCGCCCAACCCATT CTCGAGGGCCTTATTCAATATCGCGGCGTTGGCAAGGATAAAGACGTCTATGTCAAGGTTACCGATGATGAGGAGTTGTGTGCGTATTTGAGGCATGTAGTGGGTGAGGAGGGGGGCGGTGAGGTTGGAGGGAAACCGACGTTTGTGGCGTTGTTGGCGCCTGGTGGTGGTGGGAGTGGCGAGTTTTGTGGAGGGGGTTAG
- a CDS encoding Atrophin-1 multi-domain protein, producing the protein MGFLDRLGLSPLPDNKPWSSSQKRKRGNMSGIPAQTKQPKYAYAPEAYMNSGYGGAGSVVVTEDEDDAGIGGSGYTPTEMTGRKKKNVKKPVVVHPPNQDLFVKAVQSNILLKKAEEKWVKGGPGKRLGTLEDIKKQRMLNDRIIEAVAKNGMVPSPEAREPAKKPKTPKTAETTKKPKTMYVVVPSGNDEESLSSNEEEEVEVEPQPVGFEKLIEKHKPSLDALQNFPPTAPPPAGGKTQPAVGKTQPAGAKTQPAGAKTHPTGARTHPTGGKTQPAVGKTRPAVGKTQPTAGKTQPEITNPSWDLHPNTRARVLGDKKLILAEIGEPEYACRDVEIRDAIWQVMDRMERFAKQHFDEEVDNAWTRDERDGIVSEYWYMRMGFDTVKLIHCVASGGPLGVYGWHDIFLNEKKRRALVCAIIGKIITEQVFQHPFFGGSKENLKRIADSETKLRDDDGFVRHRFNALYIRSVLQPTQKSKLTLPPKFTSHVNAVLSALWVHLSHLYSLVNAERLSPTEVLVPLHTIITQAALVSLHMRLDPHTVYHHAPMFKEDNFDGDRMECFNIAELDIENPHKELAKCPPEEQVRRARLSAAERKRSKGDSLVTAITILDGVTAYRLGGWEAPHSRPSNVVYERDSYKNKGVRTRVLTHGWVYCRWGRARSVQKPAADAEVNEEEGRKLHGDSWREGGWLGFTDSTPGKGTSVAAVRGGEAVEQPRSGVESLSPEVEQIGSSEAETGSSLTPELETGSPQVDQWKLAVKKVDKGKGRADMASGPQSPVVDSWNLDLDPGYSD; encoded by the exons ATGGGTTTCCTCGACAGGCTCGGATTATCACCGTTGCCAGACAACAAACCATGGTCGTCCAGTCAGAAGCGTAAGCGTGGAAACATGAGCGGTATTCCCGCTCAGACCAAACAGCCCAAATATGCCTACGCACCAGAGGCCTATATGAATTCGGGGTATGGTGGTGCTGGTAGCGTTGTGGTGACggaagatgaagacgatgCCGGTATCGGTGGCAGTGGTTACACGCCAACTGAGATGACCgggaggaagaagaagaatgTCAAGAAGCCAGTGGTTGTGCACCCACCAAATCAAGACTTGTTTGTCAAAGCAGTCCAGTCCAATATCTTACTTAAGAAAGCCGAGGAGAAATGGGTAAAAGGTGGTCCTGGCAAGAGATTGGGAACGCTTGAGGATATCAAGAAGCAGAGGATGTTGAATGATAGGATCATCGAAGCGGTTGCGAAGAATGGAATGGTTCCATCCCCCGAAGCACGCGAACCAGCAAAGAAGCCAAAGACTCCAAAGACGGCAGAGACGACAAAGAAACCAAAGACCATGTACGTAGTGGTCCCGTCTGGAAACGATGAAGAATCCCTGTCTTCCaatgaagaagaagaggtaGAGGTAGAGCCTCAGCCTGTCGGCTTTGAGAAGCTGATAGAGAAGCATAAGCCTTCTCTGGATGCTCTTCAGAACTTTCCGCCCACTGCTCCCCCACCTGCCGGAGGAAAGACGCAGCCTGCCGTGGGGAAGACGCAACCTGCTGGAGCAAAGACACAACCTGCCGGAGCAAAGACGCACCCTACTGGAGCAAGGACGCACCCTACCGGAGGAAAGACTCAACCTGCCGTAGGGAAGACTCGACCTGCCGTAGGGAAGACTCAACCTACCGCGGGAAAGACGCAGCCTGAAATCACAAACCCATCCTGGGACCTCCACCCCAACACGCGTGCCCGCGTTCTCGGAGACAAGAAACTTATCCTCGCCGAAATCGGCGAACCAGAATACGCCTGTCGCGATGTCGAGATCCGCGATGCCATCTGGCAGGTCATGGACAGGATGGAACGTTTCGCGAAGCAGCATTTCGATGAAGAAGTGGACAATGCGTGGACAAGGGATGAGCGAGACGGTATAGTCTCTGAATATTGGTACATGCGCATGGGGTTTGATACTGTCAAGTTGATTCACTGTGTTGCCTCTGGCGGCCCATTAGGTGTCTATGGGTGGCACGATATCTTCCTCAACGAGAAGAAGAGACGAGCACTTGTATGTGCTATTATTGGGAAAATCATTACTGAGCAAGTGTTCCAACACCCGTTCTTCGGTGGCAGCAAGGAGAATCTAAAACGCATTGCTGATTCCGAAACGAAACTCCGCGATGACGATG GCTTCGTCCGCCACCGCTTCAACGCCTTATATATCCGCTCCGTCCTCCAGCCCACGCAAAAATCCAAGCTAACCCTCCCCCCAAAATTCACCTCCCACGTCAACGCCGTCCTCTCCGCCCTCTGGGTCCACCTCAGCCACTTATACAGCCTCGTAAACGCCGAACGACTCTCCCCAACCGAAGTCCTAGTACCCCTCCACACCATCATCACCCAAGCCGCCCTCGTATCCTTGCACATGCGACTAGACCCCCACACCGTCTACCACCACGCACCCATGTTCAAAGAAGACAACTTCGACGGCGACCGCATGGAGTGCTTCAACATCGCCGAACTCGATATCGAAAACCCTCACAAGGAGCTAGCGAAATGTCCGCCTGAGGAACAGGTTCGTCGCGCCCGTCTCAGCGCCGCAGAGCGCAAGAGAAGCAAGGGCGACAGTCTAGTAACCGCCATCACTATCCTCGACGGCGTAACCGCGTACCGCCTCGGTGGCTGGGAGGCTCCGCATAGTCGTCCCAGCAACGTGGTGTACGAGCGCGACAGCTATAAAAACAAAGGCGTGCGTACTCGCGTTCTCACGCACGGCTGGGTGTATTGTAGATGGGGCCGTGCGCGCAGTGTGCAAAAACCTGCTGCTGATGCGGAGGTGAATGAGGAGGAGGGGAGGAAGTTACATGGGGATAGTTGGAGGGAGGGCGGCTGGTTGGGGTTCACGGAT TCGACACCAGGTAAGGGCACGAGTGTGGCTGCGGTGAGGGGGGGTGAGGCGGTGGAACAGCCGCGGAGTGGAGTGGAGTCGTTAAGTCCAGAGGTGGAACAGATAGGGAGTTCAGAGGCGGAGACGGGGAGTTCGTTGACTCCAGAGTTGGAGACGGGAAGTCCTCAGGTGGACCAGTGGAAGCTGGCGGTGAAAAAGGTGGATAAAGGCAAGGGGAGGGCGGACATGGCAAGTGGGCCCCAGAGTCCTGTGGTTGACTCGTGGAATTTGGACTTGGATCCAGGGTATTCTGATTGA
- a CDS encoding Clr2 domain containing protein encodes MSNNRVVVQLNPGCSDGDPLHVPSSGSHTQVNPPTLYLEKIGQQWMQNRGDALPGVQYTLAALPAGYTMWQRPRPSDPKMLDKYLWGHPSQKKFDSPNRFYPHFEYLMNNGGSNIGCPCTVCFGSAGVLPRASPNTSRARSSSTSSQRSSNISVAIQSRPSSAHPIVPIPRPVVQQQHKGRPKKVAVGMDKSNEDQEGSPDVYRNYINKLRRHQHIDDVIQEPMSPDWRAEQERMPKLLYDLKTLEQWIPRNGDIVLYIRDLRDDVHVGRDEQKDKNMDLQWKAGLVTEGPDGNATDQKTNVSWSGIRVEPVPHPNDPDKSISKRYKYVDLRQTRPFVLWKDYLNNIRRDKWHTTIENALALASTVSLIDKYRFRGTWPNASIYCRGMYVGFEMVAVGDTIRLLPKKECGQDECTDIMVIKSIRLQLTNLDQASDNDYDEGRPYNSEIWIYGSAYTSDASRLNKAWLSDQFNVPRAAGEYSQWYPLHSAHKEMAIPYARVLGRLHERHAVMSQHYQLDPGDPSLDIGREAVIDARAYARKHDNRIAKAHIATWYWGDNRADALNLRTINGLDVSKFDLERDVKDMRKKYRLLDAVDSGQNLADLKPDREVVPHIKNVRGFMAPALPLRPVDSRAASISGDSTDASSGNDSNMSVSKKRTHVVDLDDDDDLEEEIRQHTKVIEDHRATSSKKAKVMVVID; translated from the coding sequence ATGTCGAACAACCGTGTTGTCGTACAGCTAAACCCGGGTTGCTCGGACGGCGATCCCCTACACGTTCCCTCTTCTGGTTCCCACACGCAGGTCAATCCTCCAACACTCTATCTTGAGAAGATTGGACAGCAATGGATGCAAAATCGGGGTGACGCACTTCCTGGGGTTCAGTATACTCTTGCCGCCTTGCCCGCCGGTTACACCATGTGGCAGCGCCCAAGACCTTCAGACCCAAAGATGTTAGACAAATATCTTTGGGGCCACCCCTCACAAAAGAAATTCGATTCACCGAACCGTTTCTATCCTCATTTCGAGTACCTCATGAACAACGGTGGCAGCAACATTGGCTGTCCTTGCACCGTCTGCTTTGGGAGTGCTGGTGTTCTTCCGAGGGCTTCACCAAACACCTCTAGAGCGCGAAGTTCAAGTACATCTTCGCAGCGTTCGTCGAACATCTCTGTCGCCATACAGAGCCGTCCTAGCAGTGCCCACCCAATCGTGCCAATCCCGAGGCCTGTGGTACAGCAACAGCACAAAGGACGTCCAAAGAAGGTCGCCGTGGGTATGGACAAGTCCAACGAGGACCAAGAAGGATCGCCAGATGTTTACCGAAACTACATCAACAAGCTTAGGCGGCATCAACATATCGATGATGTAATACAAGAACCAATGAGTCCAGATTGGCGTGCAGAACAAGAACGCATGCCAAAGTTGCTATACGACCTCAAGACACTAGAGCAGTGGATCCCAAGGAACGGCGATATTGTCTTGTATATCCGCGACTTACGGGATGATGTTCACGTCGGTCGTGACGAGCAAAAGGACAAAAACATGGACCTACAGTGGAAGGCTGGTCTTGTCACAGAGGGACCTGACGGTAATGCCACTGACCAGAAGACGAACGTGTCTTGGTCAGGTATAAGAGTAGAACCCGTCCCACACCCAAACGACCCCGACAAATCAATTTCAAAGCGATACAAGTACGTTGACTTGCGACAAACCCGTCCGTTCGTACTCTGGAAAGACTACTTGAACAACATCCGCCGAGATAAATGGCATACTACCATCGAAAATGCCTTGGCGTTGGCCTCTACCGTCTCGTTGATAGACAAGTATCGCTTTCGGGGTACATGGCCAAACGCAAGCATTTACTGTCGTGGCATGTATGTGGGCTTCGAGATGGTGGCCGTCGGGGATACAATTCGTCTTCTACCAAAGAAAGAATGTGGCCAGGATGAGTGTACGGATATTATGGTGATCAAATCAATCCGCCTCCAGTTGACGAACCTCGATCAAGCCTCCGACAACGACTACGACGAAGGCCGTCCGTATAACTCTGAGATCTGGATTTACGGCTCTGCATACACGAGTGATGCATCTAGATTGAACAAGGCATGGCTCTCTGATCAATTCAACGTACCGCGAGCGGCAGGAGAGTATTCACAATGGTATCCGCTCCATTCAGCTCACAAGGAGATGGCCATCCCATACGCTCGTGTACTGGGTCGCTTGCATGAGCGCCATGCGGTTATGTCGCAACATTACCAGCTAGACCCAGGCGACCCAAGCCTTGACATTGGCCGGGAAGCCGTGATCGACGCGCGTGCGTATGCTCGAAAGCACGACAACCGCATAGCAAAAGCACACATCGCTACATGGTACTGGGGAGACAACCGCGCTGACGCTCTCAATCTTCGCACTATCAATGGTCTCGACGTTTCAAAGTTCGACCTGGAGCGCGATGTCAAGGATATGCGCAAGAAGTATCGACTGTTGGATGCCGTTGACAGTGGCCAGAACCTGGCAGATTTGAAGCCCGATCGTGAGGTTGTGCCCCATATCAAAAACGTCCGCGGCTTCATGGCACCAGCATTGCCCCTCCGACCAGTCGACTCTAGGGCAGCTAGCATCAGCGGAGACTCGACTGACGCCTCGAGTGGTAACGACAGTAACATGTCGGTTTCTAAGAAGCGCACACATGTTGTTGACCtagacgatgacgatgactTGGAGGAAGAAATTCGGCAACACACCAAGGTCATCGAAGACCATCGCGCTACATCTAGCAAGAAGGCTAAAGTCATGGTCGTCATCGACTAG